The following are from one region of the Stigmatella ashevillena genome:
- a CDS encoding CFI-box-CTERM domain-containing protein, translated as MWAALQPEDLFQAAQARAAKIEVRREELPVALEHLRANASALFARIPEPPLYRRAEDPARKAAEALLPDVERVLAEAMAVAREPESPASAHGILAAVRAHAEALCHTVAGRLGPAEAAWRSGLVLERAAHPTRNLGTRPLELPAVYDKHTGLSRYDPQAAPQAKVKLACPNTGCKRIDDYAFTTSHAYHRFVCLACNTPFKAYFGELRGLEVERLSSSNRYLFTVDELGSGGNTRIDFEEASGAEFPVARRDLLAFLYTEEPKLKVVVNVTNGRLMWISPASSCFVATAAFGAHAPELVAFRAFRDEVLRHHGIGRAFIRGYYRHGPGLAEWVVRHPRVKAGVRGVLTLVHRRLTRKGDA; from the coding sequence ATGTGGGCCGCCTTGCAGCCTGAAGACTTGTTCCAGGCCGCCCAGGCGAGGGCGGCGAAAATCGAGGTGCGGCGGGAGGAGCTGCCCGTGGCGCTGGAGCACTTGCGCGCGAATGCCTCGGCCCTGTTCGCGCGCATCCCCGAGCCGCCCCTGTACCGGCGTGCCGAGGATCCCGCTCGCAAGGCGGCCGAGGCCCTGTTGCCCGATGTGGAGCGCGTGCTGGCCGAGGCGATGGCGGTGGCCCGGGAGCCGGAGTCCCCCGCGTCGGCGCACGGCATTCTGGCGGCTGTGCGAGCCCACGCCGAAGCGCTGTGCCACACGGTGGCAGGCCGTCTGGGGCCTGCGGAGGCAGCGTGGCGTTCGGGGTTGGTGCTGGAGCGGGCCGCGCACCCCACGCGCAACCTGGGCACACGGCCGCTCGAACTGCCCGCCGTGTACGACAAGCACACGGGCCTGTCGCGGTATGATCCGCAGGCGGCCCCCCAAGCGAAGGTCAAGCTCGCCTGCCCCAACACAGGCTGCAAGCGCATCGACGACTACGCCTTCACCACCAGCCACGCCTACCACCGCTTTGTCTGCCTGGCGTGCAACACCCCCTTCAAGGCGTACTTCGGCGAGCTGCGGGGCCTGGAGGTCGAGCGGCTGAGCAGCTCCAACCGCTACCTCTTCACGGTGGACGAGCTGGGGAGCGGGGGCAACACGCGCATCGACTTCGAGGAAGCCAGCGGCGCCGAGTTCCCCGTGGCCCGGAGGGACTTGCTGGCGTTCCTCTACACGGAAGAGCCCAAGCTGAAGGTGGTGGTGAACGTCACCAACGGCCGCTTGATGTGGATCAGCCCGGCCTCCTCGTGCTTCGTCGCGACGGCGGCTTTTGGAGCGCATGCCCCCGAACTGGTGGCCTTCCGGGCTTTCCGGGATGAGGTGCTGCGCCACCATGGGATCGGCCGGGCCTTCATTCGAGGATACTATCGCCATGGTCCCGGGTTGGCGGAGTGGGTGGTCCGCCATCCGCGGGTGAAAGCGGGGGTGCGCGGGGTGTTGACGCTCGTACACCGCCGCCTGACGAGGAAAGGTGACGCGTGA
- a CDS encoding S8 family serine peptidase, with product MGRGLIIIVAAHMLLTGCQAEISGDTLARESQEAAIKESQGKKFRRSAEPVEGQYIVALMKSSVGMKVHEDALRLASTYNGEVVRVFQHTLQGFMIQMNEADALKLAEDQGVAYVEENGRVHASGVMDNATWGLDRVDQADLPLDKKYTYNTVGTGVHAYIIDTGIRTTHAEFAGRASLDYSAITDGNGANDCNGHGTHVAGTVGGVTWGVAKEVRLHAVRVLDCGGSGTYDGVIAGVEWVTANHIKPAVANMSLGGGASQAVDDAVTASIAAGVVYAIAAGNDNGNACTKSPARTPNAITVGATTDADARASFSNYGNCVDLFAPGSSITSAWFSSDSATNVLNGTSMAAPHVAGAAALYLSGNPTATPEQVVGMLSNIATSDHVGNPGTGSPNLLLYMASLGNGSGDGVAPTSVVTAPAHGASVSNTVSITAVANDNVGVIRVSFFVNGVLMGSDASAPYAFSWDTTRAGNGAHAVLVKAYDAGGNVGSSTAVTVNVSNQGFASYDAALKVPRCVTPGAYCDTGTLVQGRGSLGPESNAPNTLGNACGDGNSGTYQADESLERIRVSTVDGTPLAPGKTVRVEMTVWSWGSGTADELDVYYASNANEPSWTFLATLTPTVGGAQVLSATYVLPEGALQAVRGNFRYNGAVGNCSTGSYDDRDDLVFPVAGGEAAPVVSFSFSCTDLACGFTDTSTNANGSLVSWTWNFGDGSTSTQSNPSHSFTAAGTYNVSLSVKNSAGKTGTKTQAVTVTAPPPPPPPPPPPPEVMTLTASVWRDNMTGRHVDLSWSGTTASKVDVFRNNKRIATTPNDGTYSERFFMSGSYIYKVCKAGTNTCTNQVTVRF from the coding sequence ATGGGGAGAGGTCTGATCATCATCGTGGCGGCTCACATGTTGCTGACGGGCTGCCAGGCCGAAATCTCGGGGGACACGCTCGCGCGCGAGTCCCAGGAGGCGGCCATCAAGGAGTCTCAGGGAAAGAAGTTCCGCCGGAGCGCGGAGCCGGTGGAGGGGCAGTACATCGTTGCCCTCATGAAGAGCAGCGTGGGGATGAAGGTCCACGAGGACGCGCTGCGGCTGGCCTCCACCTACAACGGTGAGGTGGTCCGGGTGTTCCAGCATACCCTGCAGGGCTTCATGATCCAGATGAACGAGGCGGATGCGCTCAAGCTCGCCGAGGATCAGGGGGTGGCGTACGTGGAGGAGAACGGGCGCGTGCATGCCTCGGGGGTCATGGACAATGCGACGTGGGGGCTGGATCGCGTGGATCAAGCCGACCTGCCGCTGGACAAGAAGTACACCTACAACACGGTCGGAACCGGTGTTCACGCGTACATCATCGACACGGGTATTCGCACCACCCATGCCGAGTTCGCGGGCCGGGCCAGCCTGGACTACAGCGCCATCACGGACGGCAATGGGGCCAACGACTGCAACGGGCACGGCACGCACGTGGCGGGCACGGTGGGCGGCGTCACGTGGGGCGTGGCGAAGGAAGTGCGCCTGCACGCGGTGCGGGTGCTGGATTGTGGAGGCTCTGGAACGTACGACGGGGTCATCGCGGGCGTGGAGTGGGTGACGGCCAACCACATCAAGCCCGCGGTGGCGAACATGAGCCTGGGGGGCGGCGCGTCGCAGGCGGTGGATGACGCGGTGACGGCGTCCATCGCCGCGGGCGTGGTCTACGCGATCGCCGCGGGCAACGACAACGGCAATGCCTGTACCAAGTCTCCAGCCCGCACCCCCAATGCCATCACCGTGGGGGCAACCACCGACGCGGATGCCCGGGCTTCGTTCTCCAACTACGGAAACTGCGTGGACCTCTTTGCGCCGGGGTCGAGCATCACCTCGGCCTGGTTCTCGAGCGATTCGGCCACCAACGTTCTCAACGGGACGTCGATGGCGGCTCCCCACGTGGCGGGGGCTGCGGCGCTGTACCTGAGCGGCAACCCCACCGCGACGCCAGAGCAGGTGGTGGGCATGCTCTCCAACATCGCCACGTCGGACCACGTGGGAAATCCCGGGACGGGCTCGCCCAACCTGCTGCTGTACATGGCTTCTCTGGGCAACGGCTCGGGGGATGGGGTGGCTCCCACATCGGTGGTGACCGCTCCGGCCCATGGTGCCAGCGTTTCGAACACCGTCTCCATCACTGCGGTGGCCAACGACAACGTGGGCGTCATCCGGGTGTCCTTCTTCGTCAACGGCGTCCTGATGGGCTCGGATGCCAGTGCCCCCTACGCGTTCTCCTGGGACACGACGCGCGCAGGCAATGGCGCGCACGCGGTGCTGGTCAAGGCGTATGACGCGGGCGGCAACGTGGGCTCCAGCACCGCCGTCACGGTGAATGTGTCCAACCAGGGCTTCGCCAGCTACGACGCGGCGCTCAAGGTGCCTCGCTGTGTGACGCCGGGTGCGTATTGCGATACGGGCACCCTGGTTCAGGGGCGTGGCTCCCTGGGGCCAGAGTCCAATGCGCCCAATACGCTGGGCAATGCGTGTGGCGATGGCAACAGCGGGACCTACCAAGCAGACGAGTCTCTGGAGCGCATCCGGGTTTCCACGGTCGATGGGACGCCGCTGGCGCCCGGCAAGACGGTGCGGGTAGAAATGACGGTGTGGTCGTGGGGCTCGGGCACTGCGGACGAGCTGGACGTCTATTACGCCTCCAACGCGAACGAGCCGTCGTGGACCTTCTTGGCGACGCTGACGCCCACCGTGGGAGGAGCTCAGGTCCTGTCGGCCACCTACGTGCTGCCGGAAGGCGCGCTGCAAGCCGTCCGGGGCAACTTCCGGTACAACGGCGCGGTGGGCAACTGCAGCACGGGCAGCTACGACGACCGGGACGATCTGGTCTTTCCCGTGGCGGGAGGCGAGGCGGCTCCCGTGGTCTCGTTCTCCTTCTCGTGCACGGACCTGGCGTGTGGCTTCACGGACACCAGCACCAACGCGAACGGCTCCCTGGTGTCCTGGACCTGGAACTTCGGGGATGGGAGCACGTCCACCCAGAGCAACCCGAGCCATTCCTTCACGGCGGCCGGTACCTACAACGTGTCATTGTCGGTGAAGAACAGCGCGGGAAAGACGGGGACAAAGACGCAGGCGGTCACGGTGACGGCACCGCCGCCGCCGCCGCCGCCTCCTCCTCCTCCCCCGGAGGTCATGACGCTCACGGCCAGCGTGTGGCGCGATAATATGACAGGGAGGCACGTGGACCTCTCCTGGTCCGGGACCACCGCCTCCAAGGTGGACGTCTTCCGCAACAACAAGCGGATCGCCACCACGCCCAACGATGGCACTTACTCTGAGCGGTTCTTCATGTCGGGCTCGTACATCTACAAGGTCTGCAAGGCGGGCACGAACACCTGTACGAATCAGGTGACGGTGCGGTTCTAA
- a CDS encoding TlpA family protein disulfide reductase, translated as MPKFLLVLSAGFGLAGMVYLGVMEARRAQLVPDGTAMSEFPMERYLGGTMGLEQLRGKVVMLDFWATWCGPCQEEMPSLVKLAKEYESKGLAFVAASRDDADVAPRVVDDFVKRRLPDLAPYVVYASDSIARAYRVEALPTLYFLDREGKVTDAVRGSMSEAAIRQRIERALKP; from the coding sequence ATGCCCAAGTTCCTGCTGGTGCTCTCGGCGGGGTTTGGGCTGGCGGGAATGGTCTATCTCGGGGTGATGGAGGCGCGGCGGGCCCAGTTGGTCCCGGATGGGACCGCGATGTCCGAATTCCCGATGGAGCGCTACCTCGGTGGCACGATGGGGCTGGAGCAGCTGCGGGGCAAGGTGGTGATGCTCGACTTCTGGGCGACGTGGTGCGGGCCCTGCCAGGAGGAGATGCCGTCGCTGGTGAAGCTGGCCAAGGAGTACGAGAGCAAGGGGCTGGCGTTCGTCGCGGCCAGCCGGGATGACGCGGACGTCGCGCCCCGGGTGGTGGACGACTTCGTCAAGCGGCGCCTGCCGGACCTGGCCCCTTACGTGGTGTACGCGAGCGATAGCATCGCGCGGGCCTACCGCGTGGAGGCGCTGCCCACGCTCTACTTCCTGGATCGCGAGGGCAAGGTGACGGACGCGGTGCGCGGCTCGATGTCCGAGGCCGCCATTCGTCAGCGAATCGAGAGAGCGCTCAAGCCCTGA
- a CDS encoding M16 family metallopeptidase, giving the protein MRKLLLFLLLSAAVPSAAQPKAPEAFPYPVKTDRLPNGLTVVRVPFHSPGLVAYYTVVRVGSRNEVEPGKTGFAHFFEHMMFKGTKKHPEGERERLLATYGFNDNAFTTDDFTVYHSYGPTAGLDALIELEADRFRNLEYAEPSFRTEALAVLGEYHKNEANPWLRMEERLLGTAFQQHTYRHTTLGFYEDIKAMPEAYAYSRSFFERWYTPDNTLLFIVGDFQDGEVLAGIREHYGPWNRKVAQVPIPAEPPQKEKRTVSVEWPSSTLPRQVLAWHTPAASLTTPSAAIQSVLSDYLVGATSPVYKELVLDKQLVESIGSGFSPHRDPSLFSLHATLKAEEGRPAAEAVLTRAIQELASGKVDTARVQAIQSNIRYSLLMNLEAPDEVAGQLAWYAGIFGSPDALSRHLQNVARVQPEQLVSFAKRYLVETNLTVLTLTPATGGKP; this is encoded by the coding sequence ATGCGAAAACTCCTGCTGTTCCTCCTTTTGAGCGCGGCGGTCCCTTCGGCCGCCCAACCCAAGGCCCCCGAGGCCTTCCCCTACCCGGTGAAGACGGACAGGCTGCCCAATGGCCTCACCGTCGTGCGCGTGCCCTTCCACTCCCCCGGTCTCGTCGCCTACTACACCGTCGTGCGCGTGGGCTCACGCAACGAGGTGGAACCCGGCAAGACGGGCTTTGCTCACTTCTTCGAGCACATGATGTTCAAGGGCACGAAGAAGCACCCGGAAGGGGAGCGCGAGCGGCTCCTGGCCACCTACGGCTTCAACGACAACGCCTTCACCACCGACGACTTCACCGTCTATCACTCCTACGGCCCCACCGCGGGACTCGATGCCCTCATCGAGTTGGAGGCCGACCGCTTCCGGAACCTCGAGTACGCCGAGCCCTCCTTCCGCACCGAGGCCCTCGCCGTGCTCGGCGAGTACCACAAGAACGAGGCCAACCCCTGGCTGCGGATGGAAGAGCGGCTGCTGGGCACCGCCTTCCAGCAGCACACCTACCGGCACACCACGCTCGGCTTCTACGAGGACATCAAGGCCATGCCCGAGGCCTACGCCTACAGCCGCTCCTTCTTCGAGCGCTGGTACACCCCCGACAACACCCTCCTCTTCATCGTCGGGGACTTCCAGGACGGCGAAGTCCTGGCCGGCATTCGTGAGCACTACGGCCCCTGGAACCGCAAGGTGGCCCAGGTCCCCATCCCCGCCGAGCCCCCTCAAAAGGAAAAGCGCACCGTCTCCGTCGAGTGGCCCTCCAGCACCCTGCCCCGTCAGGTGCTCGCCTGGCACACCCCCGCGGCCTCCCTCACCACCCCCAGTGCCGCCATCCAGTCCGTGCTCTCGGACTACCTCGTGGGCGCCACCAGTCCGGTCTACAAGGAGCTGGTCCTCGACAAGCAGCTCGTCGAGTCCATCGGCAGTGGCTTCTCCCCGCACCGGGATCCCTCCCTCTTCAGCCTCCATGCAACCCTCAAGGCAGAGGAGGGCCGCCCCGCCGCCGAGGCTGTGCTCACCCGGGCGATCCAGGAGCTGGCCTCGGGCAAGGTGGACACCGCCCGCGTCCAGGCCATCCAGAGCAACATCCGCTACAGCCTCCTCATGAACCTGGAGGCGCCCGACGAGGTGGCCGGCCAGCTCGCCTGGTACGCGGGGATCTTCGGCTCCCCGGACGCGCTCTCCCGCCACCTCCAGAACGTCGCTCGCGTCCAGCCCGAGCAGCTCGTCTCCTTCGCGAAGCGCTACCTCGTCGAGACCAACCTCACCGTCCTCACCCTCACCCCCGCCACCGGAGGCAAGCCGTGA
- a CDS encoding OmpA family protein, which produces MRGLIPETAQRPCLRGVAIALAIFCFFAGGMAAWADHEPFARSFDIVPVKLAADPSGGIALEGTRSLPPGSLHAAIALDFNLNILSLKLGDEKLGNLLPYRLDAHALFAYQLHRRLQLALDLPFTVLQGDQFGLLRDALGAPDFPGAAGVSRAGLGDVRLLPRVSLLDPEQFPVGLALVGEVRLPTGDGGSFLGERGVLVAPRLAVERAFGPVRLLGNLGWRFRRHAQYLNLFVDDELTLGAGAVVDLPNIGRFTDVQALGEMHLSTPSSAPFNFSQADSLKTPWEVLAGVRTRVAGPWGIALNVGRGIGLRGGYGREDLRITFTVSYDKSAFELDSDGDGVPDTVDKCPTEKEDRDGYLDDDGCLDADNDGDGISDGEDRCPNKPGTVEHRGCPEDQDTDGDGIPDVLDACPDKPGPKEYDGCPDSDGDEVPDNVDDCPDLSGPPENNGCPYDSPPFVLVESDRIRIKGNILFETGQAKIQKQSFKLLDEVGTVLRRNPTLGPVLIEGHTDNVGSRNYNVDLSQRRAKAVLDYLVGKGIDRKRLSSKGFGFDQPIATNDTPLGRAKNRRVEFRLIKSEIETAPREVPAPTPPAAPATPAATPATPAPSPAPAAPPPAAPKP; this is translated from the coding sequence ATGCGAGGTCTGATCCCTGAGACCGCCCAGCGGCCATGCCTGCGCGGCGTCGCGATCGCGCTCGCGATCTTTTGCTTCTTTGCTGGAGGGATGGCGGCCTGGGCCGACCACGAGCCCTTCGCCCGGAGCTTCGACATTGTTCCTGTGAAGCTCGCCGCTGATCCGTCCGGCGGCATCGCACTGGAGGGTACTCGCTCTCTGCCCCCTGGCAGCCTGCATGCTGCCATCGCCCTCGACTTCAACCTGAACATCCTGTCGCTCAAGCTCGGGGACGAGAAGCTGGGCAATTTGTTGCCCTACCGGCTCGACGCCCATGCGCTCTTCGCCTACCAGCTCCACCGGCGGTTGCAGCTGGCGCTGGATCTGCCCTTCACGGTGCTCCAGGGAGATCAGTTCGGTCTCTTGCGGGATGCGCTGGGTGCTCCGGACTTCCCCGGTGCAGCGGGGGTGAGCCGGGCCGGCCTGGGCGATGTGCGCCTCTTGCCCCGTGTCAGCCTGTTGGACCCCGAGCAGTTTCCCGTGGGCCTCGCCCTGGTGGGCGAGGTGCGGCTGCCCACCGGCGATGGGGGCAGCTTCCTCGGTGAGCGGGGAGTGCTCGTGGCCCCGAGGCTCGCGGTGGAGCGGGCGTTTGGCCCGGTGCGATTGCTGGGCAACCTGGGCTGGCGCTTCCGGCGGCACGCGCAGTACCTCAACCTCTTCGTGGATGACGAGCTGACGCTGGGCGCGGGCGCCGTGGTGGATCTGCCCAACATCGGCCGGTTCACCGACGTGCAAGCGCTGGGCGAGATGCACCTGTCCACGCCCTCTTCGGCGCCCTTCAACTTCAGCCAGGCCGACTCCCTCAAGACGCCGTGGGAGGTGCTCGCCGGGGTCCGCACCCGGGTGGCGGGCCCCTGGGGCATCGCGCTGAACGTGGGCCGGGGCATCGGGCTGCGCGGAGGCTACGGGCGAGAGGACCTGCGCATCACCTTCACCGTGAGCTACGACAAGTCCGCCTTCGAGTTGGACAGCGATGGCGATGGCGTTCCCGACACCGTCGACAAGTGCCCCACCGAGAAGGAAGACCGTGACGGGTACCTGGACGATGACGGGTGCCTCGATGCCGACAACGATGGCGACGGCATCTCCGATGGCGAGGACCGCTGCCCCAACAAGCCTGGGACCGTCGAACATCGCGGCTGCCCGGAAGATCAAGACACCGACGGCGATGGCATCCCCGATGTCCTGGATGCCTGCCCCGACAAGCCAGGCCCCAAGGAGTACGACGGCTGCCCGGACTCCGATGGCGACGAGGTGCCCGACAATGTGGATGATTGTCCGGACCTCTCCGGCCCCCCGGAGAACAATGGATGCCCCTACGACTCGCCGCCCTTCGTGCTCGTCGAGTCCGACCGCATCCGGATCAAAGGCAACATCCTCTTCGAGACCGGCCAGGCGAAGATCCAGAAGCAGTCGTTCAAGCTGCTGGACGAAGTGGGCACCGTGCTCAGGCGAAACCCCACGCTCGGCCCCGTCCTCATCGAGGGCCACACCGACAACGTGGGCTCACGCAACTACAACGTGGATCTGTCCCAGCGCCGGGCCAAGGCCGTCTTGGACTACCTGGTCGGCAAGGGCATCGATCGCAAGCGCCTGAGCTCCAAGGGCTTCGGCTTCGATCAGCCCATCGCCACCAATGACACGCCGCTGGGCCGCGCCAAGAACCGCCGCGTCGAGTTCCGTCTCATCAAGTCCGAGATCGAGACGGCACCGCGAGAGGTTCCCGCGCCCACGCCCCCGGCGGCGCCTGCCACGCCCGCGGCAACCCCCGCCACGCCTGCGCCAAGCCCAGCTCCCGCCGCCCCACCGCCCGCGGCGCCCAAGCCGTGA
- a CDS encoding M16 family metallopeptidase — protein sequence MNTFHRSVLFLAVGAWLGGCATASHAPPPPSAQVSPPTPPPAPTLQAEASVPAEPLRKPAPLETVLQSNPQSPIVSFRLVFHSGSVDDPPGREGLTALVANLLSQGGTRELSSAQLLEVLFPMAAELAVFPDKEFTTFSGRVHKDFLPRFLKIFTDVLLEPRYEPSEFERLRTDALNTVRNTLRNEDDEELGKVGLDALLFRGHPYAHFVGGTVQGLQAITLDELKVHARRVFTQDRLVIGLAGPVDEALKQTLTSRLSALPATGAPAVTLPSVTTHPGSALVLQKSTLSTAVSMGFATSLRRGDPDFFPVALALSYLGEHRQTHGWLFQELREKRGLNYGNYAYAEHFIEQPGTTFTRPNLARTQQDISLWLRPVVPTTAVFATHGALYYLDRLIQQGISRDAFEQTRGFLMSYTRLWEQTDQRRLGYAIDSLFYGTPDFLDSYRKALEQMTPESVQAAVRRRLHPSALSFVFVTQDAPALVAGLTAQAPPPLSYASAKLPAVLEEDQAILRQPLPLRPEAIEVLSASTFMEK from the coding sequence ATGAACACGTTCCATCGCTCGGTGCTTTTCCTCGCCGTCGGGGCCTGGCTCGGAGGCTGCGCCACCGCCTCTCACGCCCCGCCGCCGCCTTCCGCGCAGGTGTCCCCCCCCACGCCGCCTCCGGCGCCCACCCTCCAGGCCGAAGCGTCCGTTCCCGCCGAGCCCCTGCGGAAACCCGCTCCGCTGGAGACCGTCCTTCAGAGCAATCCCCAGAGCCCCATCGTCAGCTTCCGGCTCGTGTTCCACTCGGGCTCCGTGGACGACCCACCGGGCCGGGAGGGCCTGACAGCGCTCGTCGCGAACCTGCTCTCCCAGGGGGGCACCCGCGAGCTCAGCTCCGCGCAGCTCCTGGAGGTCCTCTTTCCCATGGCCGCGGAGCTCGCGGTCTTCCCGGACAAGGAGTTCACCACCTTCTCCGGACGCGTCCACAAGGACTTCCTGCCGCGATTCCTGAAGATCTTCACCGACGTCCTGCTCGAGCCCCGCTATGAACCGAGTGAGTTCGAGCGGCTGCGCACCGATGCGCTCAACACCGTGCGCAACACCCTGCGCAACGAGGATGACGAGGAGCTCGGCAAGGTGGGCCTTGATGCGCTCCTGTTTCGCGGGCACCCCTATGCCCACTTCGTGGGTGGGACCGTCCAAGGGCTCCAGGCCATCACACTCGATGAACTCAAGGTCCACGCCCGCCGTGTCTTCACCCAGGACCGGCTCGTCATCGGCCTGGCCGGTCCCGTGGACGAAGCCCTGAAGCAGACCCTCACCTCGCGTCTGTCCGCGCTGCCCGCCACGGGCGCTCCCGCCGTGACGCTGCCCTCCGTGACGACCCACCCCGGCTCCGCCCTCGTCCTCCAGAAGTCCACCCTGTCCACCGCCGTCTCCATGGGCTTTGCCACCTCGCTGCGCCGCGGAGACCCAGACTTCTTCCCGGTGGCGCTCGCCCTCTCGTATCTGGGCGAGCACCGTCAAACCCATGGCTGGCTCTTCCAGGAGCTGCGCGAGAAGCGAGGCCTCAACTACGGCAACTATGCCTACGCCGAGCACTTCATCGAGCAGCCCGGTACCACCTTCACCCGGCCCAATCTCGCGCGCACCCAGCAGGACATCTCCCTGTGGCTCCGCCCCGTGGTGCCCACCACGGCCGTCTTCGCCACCCATGGCGCCCTCTACTACCTGGACCGGCTCATCCAACAGGGCATCTCCCGGGATGCTTTCGAGCAGACCCGTGGCTTTCTCATGAGCTACACGCGGCTGTGGGAGCAGACGGACCAGCGGCGTCTGGGCTACGCCATCGACTCGCTCTTCTACGGGACACCCGACTTCCTCGACAGCTACCGCAAGGCCCTGGAGCAGATGACGCCCGAGTCCGTCCAGGCGGCCGTCCGCCGGCGCCTGCACCCCTCTGCCCTTTCCTTCGTCTTCGTGACCCAGGATGCGCCCGCCCTCGTGGCCGGACTCACGGCCCAGGCCCCCCCGCCCCTCTCCTACGCGTCCGCCAAACTCCCCGCCGTGCTCGAAGAAGACCAAGCCATCCTCCGGCAGCCGCTTCCCCTGCGGCCGGAGGCCATCGAAGTCCTCTCCGCGAGCACCTTCATGGAGAAGTAG
- a CDS encoding endonuclease/exonuclease/phosphatase family protein, with product MSFQTSGLGSGREVSVYGSIYSNEPGTDPKPVYLFTKGQRHISFTATGTSSASVNSVKLTGTLKTTCAAKRVNQYDSEQHYETSVPLGSVNAPPQSQSSLSTSLVVDFLSYFEEYRCPTGFLPWKQEASLYAETTGNTGIKAYSQRKSFIFMQSFKVATYNVQNAKLELGGDTVNSLAVHMNHENDVDAVVLQEANPTTVSRLRQNTNLGLLKTSVYEAGSNLQNGSSTAIFSKFPVIAHESIQHSRAISGMDHRWHYATLDLGGFPLKLANVHFISDSVAEHRGLNAPDHRYSNAQDVIDRMGLPETAAIIAGDFNTPVHAAGSNYSTYNAQLAPITYSPLYRHFCVANSCEGSLNPESRYNIDQIWVTLRTSQGLRVVDGYLARPPLSRSHRTTRCRSAAWSWRRPRSTPVAAALFVLEEGARWRCPEKPPPDTARGPSSLPDLQGVPNSVSAPRAH from the coding sequence GTGTCGTTCCAGACTTCCGGGCTTGGTTCAGGCCGCGAGGTGTCTGTCTATGGCAGCATCTACTCCAACGAGCCTGGCACTGACCCGAAGCCCGTCTACCTGTTCACCAAGGGTCAGCGCCACATTTCCTTCACCGCGACCGGAACGTCGTCCGCGAGCGTGAATTCCGTCAAGCTCACCGGAACGTTGAAGACCACCTGCGCCGCAAAGCGGGTCAACCAGTACGACTCCGAGCAGCACTACGAGACAAGCGTCCCGTTGGGCAGCGTGAACGCGCCGCCTCAGTCTCAGTCGTCCCTCTCCACCTCTCTGGTGGTGGACTTCCTCTCCTACTTCGAGGAATACCGCTGCCCTACGGGCTTCCTGCCATGGAAGCAGGAGGCCTCCCTTTACGCCGAGACCACCGGCAACACCGGGATCAAGGCCTACAGCCAACGCAAGAGTTTCATCTTCATGCAGAGCTTCAAGGTCGCCACCTACAACGTCCAGAATGCCAAGCTCGAGCTGGGGGGAGATACGGTCAACTCCCTCGCCGTGCACATGAATCATGAGAATGATGTGGACGCGGTCGTCCTGCAGGAGGCGAACCCCACCACGGTCAGCCGACTGCGCCAGAACACGAATCTTGGACTGCTCAAGACCAGCGTCTACGAGGCGGGCAGCAACCTCCAAAACGGATCATCCACCGCTATCTTCAGCAAGTTCCCGGTCATCGCGCATGAGAGCATCCAGCACTCCCGGGCCATCTCCGGCATGGACCATCGGTGGCATTACGCCACGCTCGATCTCGGGGGATTTCCCCTCAAGCTGGCCAACGTGCACTTCATCTCCGATTCGGTTGCCGAACACCGCGGCCTCAACGCGCCCGATCACCGCTACAGTAACGCGCAGGACGTCATCGATCGCATGGGCCTGCCGGAAACTGCCGCCATCATCGCGGGAGATTTCAACACCCCCGTACACGCGGCGGGCTCGAACTACTCGACCTATAATGCCCAGTTGGCGCCCATCACCTACTCGCCGCTCTACCGGCACTTCTGTGTTGCGAACAGCTGTGAGGGATCCCTGAATCCCGAGTCCCGCTACAACATCGACCAGATCTGGGTCACGCTTCGCACCTCTCAAGGACTGCGCGTCGTGGACGGCTACCTGGCAAGACCCCCTCTCTCGAGGAGCCATCGGACCACACGATGCAGGTCAGCCGCTTGGTCCTGGAGGAGGCCCCGTAGCACGCCGGTTGCCGCCGCCCTGTTCGTTCTCGAAGAGGGCGCACGGTGGCGGTGCCCAGAAAAGCCCCCCCCGGACACTGCGCGTGGCCCTTCTTCCCTGCCTGACCTCCAGGGAGTCCCCAACTCCGTGTCCGCGCCCAGAGCTCACTGA
- a CDS encoding DUF932 domain-containing protein, with translation MPSRPARLLGKLHEPMRVRGDSSPIKRYVLGYCGHDGTTTITLKNVATRVVCQNALGVALGEKYRAEWHILQQGQGAA, from the coding sequence TTGCCCTCGCGGCCTGCTCGGCTGCTGGGTAAGTTGCACGAGCCCATGCGCGTCCGGGGAGATTCCAGCCCCATCAAGAGGTACGTGCTGGGCTACTGCGGCCACGATGGCACCACGACGATTACGCTCAAGAACGTGGCCACGCGCGTCGTCTGCCAGAACGCCCTGGGCGTCGCCCTCGGCGAGAAGTACAGGGCCGAGTGGCACATCTTACAGCAAGGCCAAGGTGCGGCTTGA